From a single Gemmatimonadota bacterium genomic region:
- a CDS encoding lanthionine synthetase LanC family protein, giving the protein MPTRREWLEQTALAALTVAVPGTLGAELRVGPARERRYLDLAVRAADWIESSRRATEYGAAWPADPLRPESVSFDLYNGMPGVVVFLAELARATGDDRWRDAAGQGAAHLWHASRSPETELDTGLYSGLAGLAFTFMTLSDLTGAPEDVARARTLLDELARRARRQGEAVEWNGSYDIISGNSGVALLLLEAHRRWGDAAHLALAVQAGHGLIAAGEPAQGGTMWYPAREFRRNYPNFSHGTAGVAYALATLYERTGETRFLEAALQGARYLDAIATREGDRTLIFHHEDGGEDLYYLSWCHGPPGTVRLFTRLQRVTGDARWGEWTDRLTRGLFASGVPETRTPGFWENISQCCGNVGVGEYMLDLATFAPTPESRRMVERVVADTLARASSNTDDGLRWIQAENRTEPENLVAQTGYMQGAAGVGSFLLRLDAFERDTTRTLRFPDTPYGEPS; this is encoded by the coding sequence ATGCCCACACGCCGTGAATGGTTGGAGCAAACCGCGCTGGCCGCCTTGACGGTCGCCGTTCCCGGGACGTTGGGGGCGGAGCTCCGCGTCGGGCCCGCCCGCGAACGTCGCTACCTCGACCTAGCGGTCCGAGCCGCGGACTGGATCGAGTCCAGCCGTCGCGCCACCGAGTACGGCGCCGCCTGGCCGGCCGACCCGCTACGGCCGGAGTCGGTGAGCTTCGACCTCTACAACGGCATGCCCGGCGTGGTGGTGTTCCTGGCCGAGCTGGCCCGGGCCACCGGAGATGACCGTTGGCGCGACGCCGCCGGGCAGGGGGCTGCCCATCTCTGGCACGCGAGTCGGAGTCCGGAGACGGAGCTGGATACCGGGCTGTATTCGGGGCTCGCGGGCCTCGCCTTCACGTTCATGACCCTCTCCGACCTGACGGGTGCGCCGGAAGACGTCGCGCGCGCCCGCACGCTGTTGGACGAGTTGGCGCGAAGAGCCCGGCGGCAGGGGGAGGCGGTGGAGTGGAACGGCTCGTACGACATCATCTCCGGAAACTCCGGTGTGGCGTTGCTGCTCCTGGAAGCGCACCGACGCTGGGGCGACGCCGCCCACCTGGCGCTGGCCGTGCAGGCCGGCCACGGGCTGATCGCGGCCGGAGAGCCCGCCCAAGGCGGGACGATGTGGTATCCCGCGCGGGAGTTCCGACGCAACTACCCGAACTTCTCCCACGGAACCGCCGGCGTCGCCTATGCGCTGGCAACGCTGTACGAGCGGACCGGTGAGACGCGATTCCTGGAGGCGGCCTTGCAGGGCGCCCGCTACCTCGACGCGATCGCCACGCGGGAGGGGGACCGGACGCTCATCTTCCACCATGAGGACGGTGGCGAGGACCTGTACTACTTGAGCTGGTGCCACGGACCTCCCGGAACCGTCCGCCTCTTCACCCGCCTGCAACGCGTCACGGGCGACGCGCGTTGGGGAGAATGGACGGACCGGCTGACCCGCGGGCTGTTCGCGAGCGGTGTGCCCGAGACACGCACGCCGGGCTTCTGGGAGAACATCAGTCAGTGCTGTGGCAACGTCGGCGTCGGCGAATACATGCTGGACCTGGCCACGTTCGCGCCCACCCCGGAAAGCCGGCGGATGGTCGAGCGCGTCGTCGCCGATACGCTGGCGCGTGCCTCATCGAATACGGATGACGGACTCCGGTGGATCCAAGCGGAGAATCGCACGGAGCCGGAGAACCTCGTGGCTCAGACGGGCTACATGCAGGGCGCCGCGGGGGTCGGATCCTTTCTCCTGCGCCTCGATGCCTTCGAACGAGACACGACCAGGACGCTCCGCTTTCCGGACACGCCCTACGGCGAGCCGAGCTAG
- a CDS encoding choice-of-anchor D domain-containing protein → MSLVGTIWAPIGPSPIAQGGRQDNGLTTAIAIHPNDGSILYQGTAGGGIWRSRDGGSTWTPLFDRQIALGIGEPGAIAIDPNDTSILYIGTSARVTPQAQAGLYKSTDGGASCVRLGSGYPSGNVGNANQFFNQFINVIRVDPANSQVVYLASSSGVFRSTDGGLNWTLGTGSSGDARSLVLDTTSPVAARILYAGVTGGGVIRSTDGGRNWTRILGATTPAVVTAVGATPGASFSKVIVDLAPPTSPPNAAGVQVLYAALSGRGGAPDPVGLFVSTDQGTTWTQQTATGMPGNTQGGYSFHMAVDPASPGDGVNDTVYVGCVGQARSTDAGQNFTTLNGMHADTHAWAFFPQPSPTPTTIYCGNDGGVFRSTDGGTTWTPLNSGSLQTALFYNLDIKPDAGASVSLGALQDNGIQTTTGATSPGWNSPQGGDGWDAVFDGVTAGRAYGTSGFWSPAPCTRVFRSDDDGASWPFANEITPWGTTSDQGCYLASLAADPSAAGRIYVSGNQNLWQTQDAGANWRNLGAFPGRPAVAPTNGNNVVVASGSQVFLSTNALAPTVGAPSGVTFNNITRNLPARSVQRVAFDPSDPTVIYCVLGGFNGGAGQRGHVFRTTVSGTAWQDISPTLDVPFGGLALDGSDTPTTIYVGTDLGVLRSVDLGTTWTVLDDIHFPRAPVTDLVLSRQGGILRAATYGRGVFEFRRPKGPAIAVNLEGGLGFGTVCSGPEHRTLQIFNVGVENLIITSVQRLMGSTGFRVLPSPGTPLILAPGEEIDFTVEFVPTTPGLPEAATLRINTNDPGAPTVDLMATGVGGVPSLETIVPDRGDFGAVCMGAFVDRDLIVNNRGSCPLRITGIISSSPAFIAPRVSFFPLEVAPGGSIELPVRFQPQVLGGAAATLTLFSNDPSSPESVRLTGNAPPPRLAISMADAGSFGDVCVGSFRDEPLLLSNSGTCPLTVTGITSTSTEFIPPGVSAYPLRVAPGDAVCVQIRFQPVSFGPKSAVLTVTSDDPTGPRTIAVSGFAPSGTLALSGSGHFGPVDFGRRAERTISICNVGKCDLKVHRVAFLPDCWKPGCHDPDTCDDGCGCGGQHGSGHAHERSDQCCGTFKIVSNPFPAVIRPGSCLPVLIRFTPNCSGPQCCELRIETDDPEAPETIVYVTGSLHRTLRSALKCWAADEIQELWKAGKHR, encoded by the coding sequence ATGAGCCTCGTCGGAACGATTTGGGCTCCCATCGGGCCCAGCCCCATCGCACAGGGTGGGCGTCAGGACAACGGACTCACCACCGCCATCGCCATCCACCCGAATGACGGCAGCATTCTCTACCAGGGTACGGCCGGAGGGGGGATCTGGCGCAGCCGGGACGGTGGCTCCACATGGACGCCCCTGTTCGATCGGCAGATCGCCCTCGGCATCGGTGAACCGGGTGCCATCGCCATCGACCCCAACGACACCAGCATCCTCTATATCGGGACCAGCGCCCGCGTCACGCCGCAAGCCCAGGCCGGGCTGTACAAGTCCACGGACGGCGGCGCTTCCTGCGTGCGGCTCGGCTCAGGCTACCCGTCCGGCAACGTCGGCAACGCCAACCAGTTCTTCAATCAGTTCATCAACGTCATCCGGGTGGACCCGGCCAATTCCCAGGTGGTCTACCTGGCATCGAGCAGCGGTGTGTTCCGCTCCACCGATGGTGGGTTGAACTGGACGCTCGGAACCGGCAGCAGCGGAGACGCGCGGTCGCTGGTGCTCGACACCACTTCCCCGGTAGCTGCACGCATCCTCTATGCGGGAGTCACGGGAGGCGGGGTGATCCGCTCTACCGACGGCGGTCGTAACTGGACGCGCATCCTGGGCGCGACCACCCCGGCCGTGGTCACGGCCGTCGGCGCTACGCCGGGTGCGAGCTTCAGCAAGGTGATCGTGGATCTGGCTCCGCCCACGTCGCCACCCAACGCAGCGGGCGTACAGGTGCTGTACGCGGCGCTCTCCGGCCGCGGAGGCGCGCCCGATCCGGTCGGCCTCTTCGTGAGCACCGACCAGGGAACCACGTGGACGCAGCAGACGGCCACCGGCATGCCGGGCAACACGCAGGGTGGCTATAGCTTCCACATGGCTGTCGACCCGGCCTCCCCGGGAGACGGTGTCAACGACACGGTCTACGTGGGGTGTGTGGGGCAGGCTCGTTCGACGGATGCCGGGCAGAACTTCACGACCTTGAACGGCATGCACGCCGACACCCACGCCTGGGCGTTCTTCCCCCAGCCCAGCCCGACACCCACCACGATCTACTGCGGGAACGACGGAGGGGTGTTCCGTTCGACGGACGGCGGGACCACGTGGACGCCCCTCAACAGCGGCAGCCTGCAGACCGCGCTGTTCTACAACCTCGACATCAAGCCCGACGCCGGTGCGTCAGTCTCGCTGGGGGCCCTTCAGGACAACGGCATCCAAACCACGACCGGGGCCACGAGCCCCGGGTGGAACAGCCCGCAGGGCGGCGACGGTTGGGACGCGGTGTTCGACGGTGTAACGGCTGGACGGGCGTACGGCACCAGTGGTTTCTGGAGCCCCGCGCCCTGCACGCGGGTGTTCCGCTCGGACGACGACGGCGCCAGCTGGCCTTTCGCCAACGAGATCACACCGTGGGGCACCACCAGCGATCAGGGCTGCTATCTCGCGTCCCTCGCGGCAGACCCCAGCGCCGCCGGCCGAATCTACGTGAGCGGGAACCAGAATCTGTGGCAGACCCAGGACGCCGGAGCCAACTGGCGCAATCTCGGTGCGTTCCCCGGCCGTCCCGCCGTGGCGCCCACCAACGGCAACAACGTGGTCGTGGCATCCGGGAGCCAGGTCTTTCTCTCGACCAACGCGTTGGCACCCACGGTGGGGGCGCCCAGTGGCGTCACCTTCAACAACATCACGCGCAACCTGCCCGCGCGGAGCGTCCAGCGCGTAGCGTTCGACCCGTCCGACCCCACCGTGATCTATTGCGTGCTGGGTGGCTTCAACGGGGGAGCGGGCCAACGGGGCCACGTCTTCCGCACCACGGTAAGCGGGACCGCTTGGCAGGACATCTCGCCAACCCTGGACGTGCCGTTCGGCGGTCTGGCGTTGGACGGCTCCGACACGCCGACCACGATCTACGTCGGAACCGATCTGGGTGTCCTGCGGTCGGTGGATCTCGGCACCACCTGGACGGTGCTCGACGACATCCACTTCCCGCGTGCGCCCGTCACCGACCTGGTGCTCTCCCGCCAGGGCGGCATCCTGCGCGCCGCTACCTACGGACGAGGAGTCTTCGAGTTTCGCCGGCCGAAAGGCCCGGCGATCGCAGTGAACCTCGAGGGCGGGCTGGGCTTCGGGACGGTCTGTTCGGGTCCCGAGCACCGCACGCTGCAGATCTTCAACGTCGGCGTCGAGAACCTGATCATCACCAGCGTCCAACGGCTGATGGGTTCCACCGGCTTCCGCGTGCTTCCGTCGCCCGGCACGCCCCTGATCCTGGCTCCCGGAGAAGAGATCGACTTCACGGTCGAGTTCGTTCCCACCACGCCCGGCCTCCCCGAGGCGGCAACCCTGCGGATCAACACCAACGATCCCGGTGCCCCGACCGTCGACCTGATGGCAACGGGCGTAGGCGGTGTCCCTTCGTTGGAGACCATCGTTCCCGATCGTGGGGACTTCGGTGCGGTCTGCATGGGCGCGTTCGTCGATCGCGATCTCATCGTCAACAATCGGGGAAGCTGTCCGCTTCGGATCACGGGCATCATCTCATCGTCTCCGGCGTTCATCGCGCCCCGGGTCTCGTTCTTCCCGCTGGAGGTGGCACCCGGCGGGTCCATCGAGCTGCCTGTCCGCTTCCAGCCCCAGGTGCTCGGAGGCGCTGCAGCAACGCTCACGCTGTTCAGCAACGACCCCTCGAGCCCGGAGTCGGTGCGTCTGACCGGCAACGCGCCGCCTCCGCGCCTAGCCATCTCGATGGCAGACGCCGGTTCCTTTGGAGACGTATGCGTCGGCTCATTCCGCGACGAGCCACTGCTGCTCAGCAACAGCGGCACCTGTCCCTTGACGGTGACCGGCATCACGTCCACGTCCACGGAGTTCATCCCACCGGGCGTGAGCGCCTACCCGCTACGCGTGGCACCGGGGGACGCCGTGTGCGTCCAGATCCGCTTCCAACCGGTCAGCTTTGGACCGAAGTCGGCGGTGCTGACGGTAACCAGCGATGACCCCACGGGGCCCCGGACGATCGCGGTGTCGGGATTCGCACCGAGCGGCACCCTGGCTCTATCGGGTTCGGGCCACTTCGGCCCCGTGGACTTCGGGCGCCGCGCAGAGCGCACGATCTCGATCTGCAACGTCGGGAAGTGCGACCTGAAGGTGCATCGGGTAGCATTCTTGCCCGACTGTTGGAAGCCCGGCTGTCACGACCCCGACACCTGCGATGACGGATGCGGGTGCGGAGGGCAGCACGGAAGCGGCCACGCTCACGAGCGGTCCGACCAGTGCTGCGGCACGTTCAAGATCGTGAGCAACCCCTTCCCGGCGGTGATCCGACCGGGATCGTGCCTGCCGGTCCTGATCCGCTTCACGCCGAACTGTTCGGGGCCACAGTGCTGTGAGCTCAGGATCGAGACCGACGATCCCGAGGCTCCGGAGACGATCGTGTACGTGACCGGGTCGTTGCACCGAACGCTGCGATCGGCGCTCAAGTGCTGGGCGGCCGACGAGATCCAGGAGCTCTGGAAGGCCGGGAAGCACCGCTGA